The following are from one region of the Nicotiana tabacum cultivar K326 chromosome 3, ASM71507v2, whole genome shotgun sequence genome:
- the LOC107777321 gene encoding chloride channel protein CLC-b-like (The RefSeq protein has 1 substitution compared to this genomic sequence), translating into MEEPTRLVEEATINNMDGQQNEEERDPESNSLHQPLLKRNRTLSSSPFALVGAKVSHIESLDYEINENDLFKHDWRRRSRVQVLQYVFLKWTLAFLVGLLTGVTATLINLAIENMAGYKLRAVVNYIEDRRYLMGFAYFAGANFVLTLIAALLCVCFAPTAAGPGIPEIKAYLNGVDTPNMYGATTLFVKIIGSIAAVSASLDLGKEGPLVHIGACFASLLGQGGPDNYRLRWRWLRYFNNDRDRRDLITCGSSSGVCAAFRSPVGGVLFALEEVATWWRSALLWRTFFSTAVVVVILRAFIEYCKSGNCGLFGRGGLIMFDVSGVSVSYHVVDIIPVVVIGIIGGLLGSLYNHVLHKILRLYNLINEKGKLHKVLLALSVSLFTSICMYGLPFLAKCKPCDPSLPGSCPGTGGTGNFKQFNCPDGYYNDLATLLLTTNDDAVRNIFSINTPGEFQVMSLISYFVLYCILGLITFGIAVPSGLFLPIILMGSAYGRLLAIAMGSYTKIDPGLYAVLGAASLMAGSMRMTVSLCVIFLELTNNLLLLPITMLVLLIAKSVGDCFNLSIYEIILELKGLPFLDANPEPWMRNITAGELADVKPPVVTLCGVEKVGRIVEALKNTTYNGFPVVDEGVVPPVGLPVGATELHGLVLRTHLLLVLKKKWFLHERRRTEEWEVREKFTWIDLAERGGKIEDVLVTKDEMEMYVDLHPLTNTTPYTVVESLSVAKAMVLFRQVGLRHMLIVPKYQAAGVSPVVGILTRQDLRAHNILSVFPHLEKSKSGKKGN; encoded by the exons ATGGAGGAGCCAACTCGATTAGTAGAAGAAGCAACGATTAATAACATGGACGGACAACAGAATGAAGAAGAAAGAGATCCAGAGAGCAATTCACTGCATCAGCCTCTTCTCAAGAGAAACAGAACACTATCATCCAGTCCATTTGCCTTGGTTGGAGCTAAGGTCTCCCACATCGAAAGTTTGGATTATGA GATCAACGAGAATGATCTCTTCAAGCATGACTGGAGAAGGAGATCTAGAGTTCAAGTATTACAGTATGTGTTCTTGAAATGGACACTGGCATTTTTGGTCGGCCTGCTTACAGGAGTTACAGCCACCCTCATCAATCTTGCAATCGAAAACATGgctggttacaaacttcgagctGTTGTGAACTATATCGAGGATAGAAG GTACCTTATGGGATTTGCATATTTTGCGGGTGCTAATTTTGTGCTCACTTTGATAGCTGCCCTTCTCTGCGTGTGCTTTGCACCTACTGCTGCAGGGCCTGGAATTCCTGAAATCAAAGCTTATCTCAACGGTGTAGATACTCCCAATATGTATGGAGCAACCACACTTTTTGTCAAG ATCATTGGAAGCATTGCAGCAGTTTCTGCTAGCTTAGACCTTGGAAAAGAAGGGCCATTGGTTCACATTGGCGCTTGCTTTGCTTCCTTACTAGGTCAAGGTGGTCCAGATAATTACCGGCTCAGGTGGCGTTGGCTCCGTTACTTCAACAACGATCGGGACAGGCGAGATCTTATCACATGTGGGTCATCATCAGGTGTGTGTGCTGCTTTCCGTTCTCCAGTAGGTGGTGTCCTATTTGCTTTAGAGGAAGTGGCAACATGGTGGAGAAGTGCACTCCTCTGGAGAACTTTCTTCAGCACGGCAGTTGTGGTGGTGATACTGAGGGCCTTCATTGAATACTGCAAATCTGGCAACTGTGGACTTTTTGGAAGAGGAGGGCTTATCATGTTTGATGTGAGTGGTGTCAGTGTTAGCTACCATGTTGTGGACATCATCCCTGTTGTAGTGATTGGAATCATAGGCGGACTTTTGGGAAGCCTCTACAATCATGTCCTCCACAAAATTCTGAGGCTCTACAATCTGATCAACGA GAAGGGAAAACTACATAAGGTTCTTCTCGCTCTGAGTGTCTCCCTTTTCACCTCCATTTGCATGTATGGACTTCCTTTTTTGGCCAAATGCAAGCCTTGTGATCCATCACTTCCCGGGTCTTGTCCTGGTACTGGAGGGACAGGAAACTTCAAGCAGTTCAACTGCCCAGACGGCTATTACAATGATCTTGCTACTCTTCTCCTTACAACCAACGATGATGCAGTCCGAAACATTTTCTCCATAAACACTCCCGGTGAATTCCAAGTTATGTCTCTTATTATCTACTTCGTTCTGTATTGCATATTGGGACTCATCACTTTTGGGATTGCTGTGCCATCTGGTCTCTTCCTTCCAATCATCCTCATGGGTTCAGCTTATGGTCGCTTGCTTGCCATTGCCATGGGATCTTATACAAAAATTGATCCAGGGCTGTATGCGGTTCTCGGAGCAGCTTCCCTTATGGCTGGTTCAATGAGAATGACTGTTTCTCTTTGCGTCATATTTCTTGAGCTAACAAACAATCTTCTCCTTCTGCCAATAACAATGCTGGTTCTTCTAATTGCCAAAAGTGTAGGAGACTGCTTCAACCTAagtatttatgaaataatattgGAGCTGAAAGGTCTACCTTTCCTGGATGCCAACCCGGAGCCATGGATGAGAAATATCACTGCTGGTGAGCTTGCTGATGTAAAGCCACCAGTAGTTACACTCTGTGGAGTTGAGAAGGTGGGACGTATCGTAGAGGCCTTGAAGAACACCACATATAACGGATTCCCTGTCGTCGATGAAGGAGTAGTGCCACCGGTGGGTCTGCCAGTTGGGGCAACTGAATTGCACGGTCTTGTCCTAAGAACTCACCTTCTTTTGGTTCTCAAGAAAAAGTGGTTCCTTCATGAAAGACGGAGGACAGAGGAGTGGGAAGTGAGAGAGAAATTCACCTGGATTGATTTAGCTGAGAGGGGCGGTAAGATCGAAGATGTGTTAGTTACAAAGGATGAAATGGAGATGTATGTCGATTTGCATCCCCTGACTAACACAACCCCTTATACTGTGGTAGAAAGCTTGTCAGTGGCTAAGGCAATGGTGCTTTTCAGGCAGGTGGGGCTCCGCCACATGCTCATTGTACCCAAATACCAAGCAGCAGGG GTATCTCCTGTGGTGGGAATCTTGACCAGGCAAGACTTGAGAGCCCACAACATTTTGAGTGTCTTCCCTCATCTGGAGAAGTCAAAAAGCGGTAAAAAGGGGAACTGA